The Rhinoderma darwinii isolate aRhiDar2 chromosome 8, aRhiDar2.hap1, whole genome shotgun sequence genome has a window encoding:
- the UTP14A gene encoding U3 small nucleolar RNA-associated protein 14 homolog A gives MRPAKKSGRVTPSRPQTGRRLPSTMEDDESLFVTQPPVSASEDEEDSDAERKHQKLLEAISALGGKKRKKLLERTEAGLQVSEFGISAEGAGEKINITDLIEPVKKENALSKVKKQLNKLQETKSVELPLSKEETQKIQRIVSYKTTSAEVSKWENVVKENRKAEKLVFPLDDRTLKPAPIEDTMTGWKAATPLEMQIFSILHKNKQPLTDPRLTPLEEASLKAMSLEEAKQRRADLQKARVLQSYYEAKAHREKKIKSKKYHKLLKKAKKKEVLKKFEQLRKVNPEAALEELGKLDRLRMEERMTLKHQNSGKWAKSKAIMAKYDEGARKAMQEQLQKNKELTRKIEVLSEDEEEEKQKEEEIIPDFVNEAQMSLEGPNPWMTGKLRSDAKDSGSQEEEETRVEEELVKTNEEEEEEEEEESEEETLLKEFEDRRRLRKVQVEAETLNPEPGTLPGSAPEDNTGKVSQFNRLFERLLEQNKKEENVQKESAAAEEEEAVTADVEEQRRGEEEEEGPLLMECLERNRTMEDLEALQAQEPVGEGIRQEEPPYEKTTEKISQPTKKSKLIDYQDILPPKARPVQTPLLPTTVETEEEEVDDSERTQKMIIKEAFAGDDVIGDFLREKRNAVEASTPKDIDLMLPGWGDWGGTNLEVSHKKRRKYIIKAPPAPPRKDERLPNVIINEERNIGAAGHQVNELPFAFSSRKYFESSIRAPVGNTWNTETAVQKWTTPKVITKRGHIIEPITEDVFQKYTATKEAAVELEAPKTKPIRQHVRRPKNKGKKK, from the exons GAGGACAGCGACGCTGAGCGGAAGCACCAGAAGCTCCTGGAAGCCATCTCTGCCCTGGGCGGCAAGAAAAG gaagaagtTGTTGGAGCGGACGGAGGCGGGGCTCCAGGTGTCAGAGTTCGGTATTAGCGCTGAAG GTGCCGGCGAGAAGATAAACATCACTGATCTCATCGAACCTGTGAAAAAAGAAAATGCGCTGTCCAAAGTGAAGAAGCAGCTGAACAAACTGCAGGAAACGAAGAGCGTGGAGCTGCCGCTCAGCAAGGAGGAGACGCAGAAG ATCCAAAGAATCGTATCCTACAAAACCACATCGGCGGAGGTGTCGAAATGGGAAAACGTCGTGAAGGAGAATCGAAAAGCCGAAAAACTGGTCTTCCCGCTCGATGACCGGACACTGAAACCGGCGCCCATAGAAGACACCATGACGGGATGGAAA GCGGCGACACCACTGGAGATGCAGATATTCAGCATCCTGCATAAAAATAAGCAACCCTTAACTGATCCGCGGCTCACCCCGCTGGAGGAGGCGTCTCTGAAAGCCATGAGCTTGGAAGAG GCCAAGCAGCGCCGGGCAGATCTCCAAAAAGCGAGAGTCCTCCAGTCCTACTATGAAGCCAAAGCGCACAGGGAAAAGAAAATCAAAAGCAAAAA GTATCACAAGCTGCTGAAGaaagccaagaagaaggaagtctTGAAAAAGTTTGAGCAACTCCGGAAAGTTAATCCAGAAGCGGCTCTGGAGGAGTTGGGGAAGCTGGATAGACTCAGAATGGAG GAGCGGATGACTCTCAagcaccagaacagtggaaagtgGGCAAAATCCAAAGCCATTATGGCCAAATATGATGAAGGG GCCCGCAAAGCCATGCAAGAACAGCTGCAAAAGAACAAAGAGTTAACCAGAAAAATTGAGGTGTTGTCAGAGGACGAGGAAGAAGAAAAGCAGAAAGAGGAAGAGATTATCCCGGACTTCGTCAATGAGGCTCAAATGAGTCTTGAAGGACCGAACCCTTGGATGACGGGAAAGCTGAGAAGTGATGCAAAGGATTCTGGGAGTCAGGAAGAAGAGGAGACACGGGTGGAAGAAGAACTGGTGAAGAccaacgaggaggaggaggaggaggaggaggaggaatccGAAGAAGAGACTTTACTTAAAGAATTTGAAGACAGAAGACGTCTGCGCAAGGTCCAGGTGGAAGCGGAAACTCTGAACCCAGAGCCGG GGACATTACCAGGCAGCGCGCCGGAGGACAACACCGGAAAAGTGTCTCAGTTCAATAGACTGTTCGAGAGGTTGTTGGAGCAGAACAAGAAAGAAGAAAATGTGCAGAAAGAGAGCGCGGCCGCAGAAGAGGAGGAGGCGGTGACGGCCGACGTGGAGGAGCAGAGGAGAGgcgaggaagaagaggaaggtcCGTTATTAATGGAGTGTCTGGAGAGGAACCGGACCATGGAAGATCTCGAGGCTCTTCAGGCACAGGAGCCGGTGGGGGAGGGGATACGCCAGGAGGAGCCGCCATACGAGAAAACCACAGAGAAAATCTCACAACCAACAAAGAAATCAAAACTTATCGACTACCAGGACATTCTACCGCCCAAGGCACGGCCGGTCCAGACGCCATTGCTTCCTACCACAGTGGAgaccgaggaggaggag GTTGACGACAGTGAGAGGACGCAGAAAATGATCATTAAGGAAGCGTTTGCCGGTGATGATGTCATCGGTGACTTCCTAAGAGAGAAGCGCAACGCAGTAGAGGCTTCAACACCCAAAGATATCGACCTGATGCTGCCGGGCTGGGGAGATTGGGGCGGGACCAACCTTGAAGTCAGCCACAAGAAACGTCGCAA gtATATTATTAAAGCGCCTCCGGCACCTCCACGTAAAGACGAGCGCCTTCCTAACGTCATCATAAACGAGGAGAGGAATATAGGGGCTGCCGGCCATCAG GTTAATGAGCTGCCGTTCGCCTTTAGTAGCCGGAAGTACTTTGAGAGCAGCATCCGGGCCCCCGTGGGCAACACCTGGAATACAGAAACGGCCGTTCAGAAATGGACAACCCCGAAAGTAATTACTAAGCGCGGACACATCATTGAACCCATCACTGAAGACGTCTTCCAGAAGTATACAGCCACCAAGGAAGCGGCCGTAGAGCTGGAGGCGCCAAAGACTAAACCGATCCGCCAACACGTGAGGAGACCCAAGAACAAGGGCAAAAAGAAATAG